The Synechocystis sp. PCC 7509 genome includes a window with the following:
- the lspA gene encoding signal peptidase II: MRFKNSIFWIAATISFCLDQATKYWIVQNFDLLETHPLIPGVFHFTYVRNTGAAFSLLTGKAELLGWLSLLVSLGLMAFALFGGKLKKLEQVSYGLLLGGAMGNGIDRFVFGSVVDFIDFRLIRFAVFNLADVSINLGIICWLIDSFKKQKSERNSHL, encoded by the coding sequence ATGCGTTTTAAAAATAGTATTTTTTGGATTGCTGCTACTATTAGTTTTTGCTTAGATCAAGCTACTAAGTATTGGATAGTCCAAAACTTTGATCTATTAGAAACGCACCCCTTAATACCTGGAGTATTTCATTTTACCTATGTCAGAAACACCGGAGCAGCTTTTAGCCTTTTGACAGGCAAAGCTGAATTACTGGGCTGGCTGTCTTTGCTTGTCAGTTTAGGTTTAATGGCTTTTGCTTTATTTGGTGGCAAGCTAAAAAAGCTCGAACAAGTAAGCTATGGATTGCTTTTAGGTGGAGCAATGGGTAACGGCATCGATAGATTTGTTTTTGGCAGTGTTGTAGATTTTATTGATTTTCGCTTAATTAGATTTGCTGTATTTAATTTAGCGGATGTCTCTATAAATTTGGGAATTATTTGTTGGCTAATTGATAGCTTTAAAAAACAAAAATCCGAGCGCAATTCACATCTTTAA
- a CDS encoding DUF3038 domain-containing protein — protein sequence MSVQPLDTPVESLPLILDSLPNPSVEERACPQRTRLQLDLILLAIEALELGGSEAILGLARELELTDIIKNRVNLWRMRSTNPLRRAHTRRPLSIVEAKALAIMACYLARRLTVVIRQLLIAYQQMSDKQIPLEQNLRLASYLERFQVHFKSRMNPRRSGAIAYYSKEKSDQLALSLLEQLLFCTGTSGMQRFWVSLFDGEVE from the coding sequence GTGAGCGTCCAGCCATTAGATACCCCCGTTGAATCATTACCGTTAATTTTAGACAGTTTACCAAATCCATCTGTCGAGGAAAGAGCGTGTCCGCAAAGAACTAGGTTACAACTTGACTTGATTTTATTAGCTATCGAAGCTTTAGAGCTTGGCGGCTCGGAAGCCATTTTAGGATTAGCACGTGAATTGGAACTAACAGATATTATTAAAAATCGCGTCAATTTATGGCGGATGCGGAGTACAAACCCGCTCAGGAGAGCGCATACTCGTCGCCCTTTAAGCATAGTGGAGGCAAAAGCTTTGGCTATTATGGCTTGTTATTTGGCGCGGCGATTAACAGTAGTGATTCGTCAGTTGCTAATTGCTTATCAGCAAATGAGCGACAAGCAAATTCCTTTAGAACAAAATTTACGACTAGCCAGTTATTTAGAGCGGTTTCAAGTTCATTTCAAAAGTCGGATGAATCCTAGACGCTCAGGAGCGATCGCTTATTACAGTAAAGAAAAATCAGACCAACTAGCATTAAGTTTATTAGAACAATTACTATTTTGTACGGGAACATCGGGAATGCAACGGTTTTGGGTTAGTTTGTTTGACGGGGAAGTAGAATGA
- a CDS encoding DUF4335 domain-containing protein, whose product MTIQRKYSLPSCVLVVEGLNDMGAPPTDGRPVLSMLVNVECHFPNSQQPPLSGGREFLESLIKSASSYTQEFLSKIPHRQAQERQPELVQLQKLNNHQHQLLVRSTPQAVEQVKIDLTTVQLFDLVEAVDQLLADSRTLPDLSLKISPISKRYVTSRQDMAKQAVPATVGVSSLAIAAIAFFFVPIPEVQPPKPALQSSSQSTTTKPVPEIIDPVQLSALNQQLYKQLDSGWKTRNLAQDLTYQVVVSPTGAIVGYKGLDTASSDQIDQTPLRSLLTPSGATPSPSPQPIAQYKVVFAKDNQLQITNWAANK is encoded by the coding sequence ATGACAATTCAACGCAAGTACAGCTTGCCAAGCTGTGTATTAGTGGTAGAGGGCTTGAACGATATGGGTGCGCCACCTACCGACGGTAGACCAGTATTATCGATGCTTGTCAATGTTGAATGTCATTTTCCTAACTCCCAGCAACCACCATTGAGCGGCGGACGAGAGTTTTTAGAAAGCTTGATAAAATCAGCAAGCAGCTACACTCAGGAGTTTTTGAGTAAAATTCCCCATCGCCAAGCCCAAGAGCGCCAGCCAGAATTAGTACAATTGCAAAAGTTAAACAATCATCAACATCAATTGCTTGTGCGCTCAACCCCCCAAGCAGTCGAACAAGTTAAAATTGATTTAACCACAGTCCAGCTATTTGACTTAGTAGAAGCGGTAGATCAGTTATTGGCAGATAGCCGCACTTTGCCAGACTTATCGCTAAAAATCAGCCCGATTTCTAAGCGTTACGTTACTTCCCGCCAAGATATGGCAAAGCAAGCCGTCCCGGCGACGGTAGGAGTATCTAGTTTAGCAATTGCCGCGATCGCCTTTTTCTTCGTTCCCATCCCCGAAGTGCAGCCACCTAAGCCAGCATTGCAGTCTAGCAGTCAGTCTACTACGACCAAACCAGTACCAGAAATTATCGATCCAGTGCAGTTATCAGCTTTAAATCAGCAACTATATAAGCAGCTAGACTCAGGCTGGAAAACGCGAAACTTGGCGCAAGACTTGACTTATCAAGTGGTGGTATCGCCCACTGGTGCGATCGTCGGTTACAAGGGGCTAGATACAGCTTCTAGCGACCAAATCGACCAAACACCTCTACGCAGCCTACTAACTCCTAGCGGCGCTACGCCAAGCCCAAGCCCTCAACCCATAGCTCAGTACAAAGTAGTGTTTGCTAAAGATAATCAATTGCAAATTACTAATTGGGCAGCAAATAAATAA
- the pstS gene encoding phosphate ABC transporter substrate-binding protein PstS yields MFSRVNSTRRAFLLSLVALSFGIASCQPQTTNPPSADPNSSASPAADTSAGATLNGAGASFPAPLYQRWFSEYNKANPNTKVSYQSVGSGAGVKQFTAGTIDFGASDTGMTKEEIAKVSRGVLLIPATAGSVVLAYNLPGVEGIRLSRDVYPDILLGKITNWNDPRIAKINPDLKFPDQPITVIYRSDGSGTTAVLTKHLSTISPAWKSGPGEGKSVSWPAGTGAKGNEGVTAQIQQTQGAIGYTEYGYATQNKIPFAILENKAGEYVAATPESASTALASVTLPEDFLGFAPDPEGATSYPIVSYSWIMAYKTYDDPAKAQAIENVLKWGLTEGQKFSGELGYVPLPASVVSKVQPAVDAISN; encoded by the coding sequence ATGTTTTCCCGTGTTAACTCAACTCGCAGAGCTTTTTTGTTGTCGTTAGTAGCCCTGTCCTTTGGCATTGCATCCTGTCAACCGCAAACAACAAATCCTCCTAGCGCCGATCCTAATTCCTCTGCTAGTCCCGCCGCAGATACAAGTGCGGGTGCAACATTAAACGGTGCTGGAGCATCTTTTCCCGCTCCTTTATATCAGCGTTGGTTTTCTGAATACAACAAAGCTAATCCTAATACCAAAGTTAGTTATCAATCTGTAGGTAGTGGGGCGGGGGTAAAACAGTTTACCGCCGGAACTATAGACTTTGGAGCTAGCGATACTGGCATGACAAAGGAAGAAATTGCTAAGGTGTCTCGTGGAGTGCTATTAATCCCAGCTACCGCCGGAAGTGTTGTCCTTGCTTACAATCTACCTGGTGTAGAAGGTATAAGGCTATCAAGGGATGTTTATCCAGATATTCTTTTAGGCAAAATCACCAATTGGAACGATCCTAGAATTGCTAAGATTAATCCTGACTTGAAATTTCCCGACCAGCCAATTACAGTTATTTATCGTTCTGATGGTAGCGGTACTACTGCTGTGTTAACCAAGCACCTCAGCACTATTAGCCCAGCTTGGAAAAGTGGACCAGGAGAAGGGAAGTCCGTTAGCTGGCCGGCGGGAACAGGTGCTAAAGGCAACGAAGGCGTAACAGCACAAATTCAACAAACTCAAGGTGCAATTGGTTACACTGAGTACGGTTATGCTACGCAAAATAAAATTCCCTTTGCCATACTGGAAAACAAAGCAGGTGAGTATGTAGCCGCTACACCAGAATCCGCCTCCACAGCCCTTGCTTCAGTAACGCTACCGGAAGACTTTTTAGGTTTTGCACCCGATCCAGAAGGAGCAACGTCTTATCCGATAGTGTCCTATTCTTGGATTATGGCTTACAAAACCTACGACGATCCAGCTAAAGCGCAGGCGATAGAAAATGTCCTGAAATGGGGATTGACGGAAGGACAAAAATTTAGCGGCGAACTAGGATATGTGCCTTTACCAGCAAGTG
- the bioB gene encoding biotin synthase BioB, whose amino-acid sequence MNKLNTDLPSNKELLKEWLDHLAERIVAGELIDRPTAVFLTQIEGEENILLLCAAADRVRQACCGNTVDLCSIINVKSGNCSENCGFCSQSAHHQSNDSPIYGLKSSEEIVTQAKAAEAAGAKRFCLVSQGRGPKYSSPKSTEFEQILATVKQIIVETNIKPCCALGEVTPEQAQALKEAGVTRYNHNLEASESFFPNIVTTHSWRDRVATIKNLKAAGIQACTGGIMGLGESWEDRIDLALALRELAVESVPLNLLNPRDGTPLNNQPRLDPYEALKAIAIFRLILPEQILRYAGGREAVMGELQEMGLKAGINAMLVGHYLTTMGQPPEQDQAMLENLGLIGGEAPIPGEWCP is encoded by the coding sequence TTGAATAAATTAAATACTGATTTGCCTAGCAATAAAGAGCTACTCAAAGAGTGGCTCGATCATCTAGCAGAGCGAATAGTTGCGGGAGAATTAATTGATCGCCCTACAGCAGTTTTTTTGACCCAAATCGAAGGTGAAGAAAATATCTTACTGTTATGTGCCGCCGCCGATCGCGTTCGTCAAGCTTGCTGCGGTAATACGGTAGATTTATGCAGCATTATCAACGTTAAATCCGGTAATTGCTCAGAAAACTGCGGTTTTTGTTCTCAGTCAGCGCACCATCAAAGCAATGACTCCCCAATATATGGGTTAAAGTCTAGCGAAGAAATTGTCACTCAAGCTAAAGCCGCCGAAGCGGCGGGAGCAAAACGTTTTTGCTTAGTAAGTCAAGGGCGCGGGCCTAAGTACAGCAGTCCCAAATCCACAGAATTTGAGCAGATTTTAGCTACTGTAAAACAAATTATCGTCGAAACCAATATCAAGCCTTGCTGCGCGTTAGGAGAAGTCACCCCCGAACAAGCCCAAGCGCTAAAAGAAGCTGGAGTAACGCGCTACAACCACAATTTGGAAGCATCAGAAAGCTTTTTTCCCAATATTGTCACAACTCATAGTTGGCGCGATCGCGTCGCTACGATCAAAAACCTCAAAGCCGCAGGAATTCAAGCTTGCACTGGCGGGATTATGGGACTAGGAGAAAGTTGGGAAGACAGGATTGATTTAGCTTTAGCTTTGCGAGAATTAGCCGTAGAATCTGTACCGCTCAACTTGCTTAATCCTAGAGACGGAACGCCATTAAATAATCAACCTAGACTAGATCCCTACGAAGCCTTAAAAGCGATCGCAATTTTTCGTCTCATTCTACCAGAACAAATTTTACGTTACGCTGGCGGCCGCGAGGCGGTAATGGGCGAACTTCAAGAAATGGGTTTAAAAGCTGGAATTAATGCTATGCTCGTCGGTCACTACCTCACTACTATGGGACAGCCCCCAGAACAAGACCAAGCAATGCTTGAAAACCTTGGGCTGATTGGTGGTGAAGCCCCAATTCCTGGCGAATGGTGTCCATGA
- a CDS encoding biotin transporter BioY: MTAPNQIMWAFIGLLLTIGGTFLNAYITSSPLSWDSSGVQTFSLGITYQIGAVLLTGCVGGKNAGAISQIAYLLLGLTWLPVFAQGGGVDYLKQPYFGYVLGFIPGAWACGLLAFKTQPKIESLAFSCVFGLAAIHITGLSYLIVIHAFNWINSQLSLLQLAIQYSLSPLPGQLVIVCAVTVLAYGLRHLMFY; this comes from the coding sequence GTGACTGCTCCCAATCAAATAATGTGGGCTTTTATCGGCTTACTTCTAACTATTGGCGGTACTTTTTTAAATGCCTATATTACCAGTTCACCTCTAAGCTGGGATAGTAGCGGCGTGCAAACTTTTTCTTTGGGTATCACCTATCAAATTGGCGCAGTTTTATTAACAGGTTGTGTAGGGGGTAAAAACGCTGGGGCGATTTCCCAAATTGCTTATTTACTCCTGGGTTTAACTTGGCTACCAGTATTTGCTCAAGGCGGTGGAGTTGATTATTTAAAACAGCCCTACTTTGGTTATGTATTGGGGTTTATTCCTGGGGCTTGGGCGTGTGGTTTGTTAGCGTTCAAAACTCAGCCAAAAATAGAATCTCTTGCCTTTAGTTGCGTTTTTGGTTTAGCGGCAATTCATATTACTGGATTAAGCTATTTAATTGTTATTCACGCTTTTAACTGGATAAATTCTCAATTATCTTTATTGCAGTTAGCTATCCAGTATTCCTTATCCCCGTTGCCAGGGCAGCTAGTAATTGTCTGTGCTGTTACGGTTTTAGCTTATGGGTTAAGACACTTAATGTTTTATTAG
- a CDS encoding adenine phosphoribosyltransferase: MDLKLLVRDIPDFPKPGIMFRDITTLLSNPVGLRYTIDSLAEKTASLGLKADYIIGMESRGFIIGAPLAYKLSLGFIPVRKRGKLPGAVHSVEYDLEYGTDCLEVHQDALKPGCKVLIIDDLIATGGTASATAQLVQRIGCELVGFGFIIELKDLRGREVLPSVPIVSLIEY; this comes from the coding sequence ATGGATTTAAAGTTACTGGTTCGTGATATTCCCGATTTTCCCAAACCCGGAATTATGTTCCGAGATATTACTACCCTACTTAGCAATCCCGTAGGATTGCGCTATACCATCGACAGTTTAGCGGAAAAAACTGCAAGTCTTGGCTTAAAAGCGGATTATATTATCGGTATGGAGTCGCGGGGTTTTATTATCGGTGCGCCTTTGGCTTACAAATTGTCTTTAGGGTTTATTCCCGTCCGTAAGCGTGGCAAGCTTCCCGGTGCAGTCCATTCGGTGGAATACGATTTAGAGTACGGTACAGACTGCTTAGAAGTCCATCAAGATGCTTTAAAGCCAGGATGTAAGGTATTGATTATTGATGATTTGATTGCGACGGGCGGAACTGCTAGTGCTACAGCGCAGTTAGTCCAACGCATCGGCTGCGAACTGGTAGGTTTTGGTTTTATTATTGAGCTAAAAGATTTACGCGGGCGCGAAGTCTTGCCCTCAGTTCCCATTGTCTCGTTGATAGAATACTAG
- a CDS encoding transglycosylase domain-containing protein — MSSPQPPVKPKTFVGQVTQAVQTIQAKVNFQSLALNPKARVPELWIQEAGADKAEVYPLLGDRYLLGRSSKSCDIVVRNPVVSQVHLSLSRDTQNRTSPFVIKDENSTNGIYQGKRRLQTLKLRHGDVFTLGPPELAACVKVQYIDPPPKYVKAAEWAAYAVSGVTALLALAIGFEWTKFSVTPLPTPKQGPVVIYARDGETPLRPPRTTAHIDMKRLSDFSPYLPDAIVASEDSRFYWHVGVDPVGILRAVAINVQGKGFQQGASTVTQQVARSLFRDYVGAEDSLGRKLKEAVVALKLETFYSKDFLLLTYLNRIYVGSDTYGFEDASRYYFDRAAKDLTLAQSATLVGILPAPNAFDLCGNSDGLKAIDYRNRVIARMLEQGSVNQEEANRARRSPIEISRKVCEQQANTIAPYFYASVFQELQSLLGKDLANEGNFIIETQLDPKMQSQAESALRDTVSNSGGSYGFSQGAVVTLDASTGGVRALVGGTSYRTSQFNRAIQAKRQPGSTFKLFTYTSAIEQGISSGKAYSCAPLSWRGQGYRGCERSSGSVSMATGLALSENAIALRVAQDVGLDKVVQMATRLGITSSLNPVPGLVLGQSEVNVLEMTGAFGTISNNGKWNRPHLISRILDSSDCPNREDLKTCRVIYAFDQSPNANVQVLSPQVADTMTAMLRGVVERGTGRSAAIGYGEAGKTGTTNNNVDLWFIGFIPSQQLVTGVWLGNDNNSPTYGSSAQAARLWSSYMRKVVP, encoded by the coding sequence ATGAGTTCTCCACAGCCTCCTGTAAAACCAAAAACGTTTGTGGGGCAAGTAACCCAAGCAGTACAGACAATTCAAGCCAAGGTAAATTTTCAATCTCTAGCCCTTAATCCCAAAGCTAGAGTCCCGGAACTATGGATTCAGGAGGCGGGAGCAGATAAAGCGGAAGTTTATCCATTACTGGGCGATCGCTACTTACTCGGTCGCAGTTCCAAATCTTGCGATATTGTTGTCCGCAATCCGGTAGTAAGTCAAGTACATTTATCATTGTCGCGAGATACCCAAAATCGGACTTCGCCTTTTGTAATTAAAGACGAAAATTCCACAAATGGCATCTATCAGGGCAAACGACGGCTGCAAACTTTAAAACTGCGTCATGGCGATGTATTTACCCTTGGCCCTCCAGAACTTGCCGCCTGTGTAAAAGTACAATACATAGACCCACCACCAAAGTATGTCAAAGCTGCGGAGTGGGCAGCTTATGCGGTCAGTGGGGTAACAGCGCTGTTAGCATTAGCAATTGGTTTTGAGTGGACAAAATTTTCGGTTACACCTTTGCCGACACCAAAGCAAGGGCCAGTGGTTATTTATGCTCGTGATGGCGAAACGCCTTTGCGTCCGCCTCGAACTACAGCCCACATAGATATGAAGCGCTTATCAGACTTTTCACCTTACTTACCCGATGCGATCGTGGCCTCAGAAGATAGCCGCTTTTATTGGCACGTAGGAGTCGATCCGGTGGGCATTTTACGGGCTGTAGCTATCAACGTGCAGGGCAAAGGATTTCAGCAAGGAGCTAGTACCGTAACTCAGCAAGTTGCCCGCAGCTTGTTTCGAGACTATGTTGGGGCGGAGGATTCTTTGGGACGCAAGCTCAAAGAGGCGGTGGTAGCGTTAAAGTTAGAGACGTTTTATAGCAAAGATTTTTTATTATTAACCTACTTAAATCGAATTTATGTAGGTTCAGATACTTATGGTTTTGAGGATGCTTCGCGTTATTACTTCGATCGCGCGGCTAAAGATTTAACTTTGGCACAATCAGCAACTTTAGTGGGCATTTTACCTGCGCCCAACGCTTTCGATTTGTGTGGCAATAGTGATGGTTTAAAGGCAATTGACTACCGAAATCGCGTCATAGCTAGGATGTTAGAACAAGGCTCTGTCAATCAAGAAGAAGCAAATAGAGCTAGGCGATCGCCGATTGAAATTAGCCGTAAAGTCTGCGAACAGCAGGCAAACACTATTGCTCCTTATTTTTATGCGTCGGTATTTCAAGAATTGCAGAGCTTACTAGGCAAAGACTTAGCCAATGAAGGTAATTTTATTATCGAGACGCAGTTAGATCCCAAAATGCAGTCTCAAGCCGAATCTGCTCTACGCGATACTGTAAGTAATTCCGGGGGTAGCTATGGCTTTTCTCAAGGCGCGGTAGTTACTCTTGATGCCAGCACCGGGGGAGTAAGAGCGCTAGTAGGTGGCACAAGTTATCGTACAAGTCAATTCAATCGAGCTATTCAAGCAAAGCGCCAACCTGGTTCAACTTTTAAGCTATTTACTTACACTTCGGCAATTGAGCAAGGCATTTCTTCGGGCAAAGCTTATTCTTGTGCGCCCCTTAGTTGGAGAGGGCAAGGATATCGCGGTTGCGAACGCTCTAGCGGTAGTGTATCTATGGCAACGGGTCTGGCACTATCAGAAAATGCGATCGCCCTGCGAGTAGCTCAAGATGTGGGGCTAGATAAAGTCGTGCAAATGGCAACGAGACTTGGGATCACATCATCCCTTAATCCCGTACCGGGGTTAGTTTTGGGTCAAAGTGAAGTAAATGTATTAGAAATGACTGGCGCTTTTGGCACAATTTCTAATAATGGCAAGTGGAATCGCCCTCATTTAATTAGTCGGATTCTTGACAGCAGCGATTGCCCAAATCGAGAAGACTTAAAAACTTGCCGAGTGATTTATGCTTTTGACCAAAGCCCTAATGCTAACGTGCAAGTATTGTCGCCCCAAGTCGCCGATACAATGACAGCGATGCTGCGGGGGGTAGTAGAGCGCGGTACGGGTAGAAGCGCCGCTATTGGCTACGGGGAAGCAGGTAAAACAGGTACAACTAACAACAACGTGGATTTGTGGTTTATTGGCTTTATTCCCAGCCAGCAACTGGTGACGGGAGTTTGGCTAGGAAACGATAATAATTCGCCCACCTACGGTAGTAGCGCTCAAGCGGCTCGTTTGTGGAGTAGTTATATGCGAAAAGTTGTTCCTTAA